The DNA region AAGATTTCATCATCTGAAAGACCTGTCTTGCCTTTTATCAATTCAAGTACTTTACTGTGCTTAATAGCACCTTCCCAATTAAATTCCTTGCCTAACTGTTCTACTGCCTTAACTGTATTTTTAACCACTGCTACATCTTTGTTATATTGCTCAGTACCAATAGTCTTTTCAAGAGCTTCTTTTTGCTTTTCTATAAGTTCCTTATGTGCATCTAGGAAATTCTTTAATTGCCTTCTTCCAATCTCTAATACTGTAACAACACCAGCACCAATTATAGGGATTATAATTTCATTTATAACTGTTTGACTTAACATTTTACATTCCTCCAATTTATTTAATTTTGATGTATATATCTTCTTTTACAGGAAATACTACAAATATAATCAGTAAATATTTTTACATACAAATAAAAAGAGAGATAAAATCTAAAAAGTTATCTCTCTTTTTATAATTATTTTTATAAAAAAAGGACTATAGTTTCCTATAATCCCTTTTAACCTAACATCTTAGCCCATGTTGCTGTCCCAACTACTCCGTCTGGAATTAATCCATGTGCTTGCCTGCCAATTCTGTACTTTAATTTTAGTTTCATTACCGAATACACCGTCTATAGTAACACCTACAATCCACTGTATAAATCTAGTTGCGTATTCGTAGTGTTGATACTGTACTCCATCCAAAGGTTTTGAGTAAATTTCTGTTACTGCAGCTATAGTTTTAGGCCCCCATATAGCATCTTGGACTAAACCCATTATTCCTTGGAAAGCTTTTATTGCATTATTAGTTAATTCTCCTCTTATGCTATCTATTGTTAAATTGACCTTTATAAGATAATTTAACTGCTGCTGAATTATTCTTACTGCTGGATCACCTTGCTGTACCGGTTGCTGTGGAGCTGATGAAGCTGTTAAAACTACATTATTACTATCTATTAAAACATCATTACTGAATAGATCCACATCTACATCACCCTGCATTCCAGCTACTCTTCCAGTCCAACTATGCTGTATTCCGGCATAACCTTTGGTATCTGCTGGAGTTGCTCCTGGTTCTGCAATCCATATTTTATTCTTAGGAAGTCCTGATTGATCAGCTACGTTGTGAGCTGCATACGACAATAAACCAGGATTAAGAGCCATAAATACAGTAACAAAACTCATATCTGGATTAGCTACTTCATAGCCCAATACTGGTTTTAAATCTTGTTGATACTTGCTAATAGTATTAATGAAGTGTTGGTACTCTTGTGCTGGTATGTTTCTACCAGCAAAGTGATAAAATCCCACCTTCAATCCTCTGCCCTTAGCTTCTCTGTACTGGCTATCCATTAAAGGATTAATGTAGTTTATGCCCTCTGTAGCCTTTACATAAACTGCTTCTACACCGTCTGTCTTAACTGCATTCCAATCTGTAATAATAGTTCCTGAATAAATATCTATTCCTTTCATATGCTATTCCTCCTCTTTTTTTAATTGTTCCATTGCATTTACTAACTTTTTAGGTACCGGAATACCCATTTTTGCAGCGTTTTCAAAAATACTTATAGCTTCATTGCCTATATAAAAATAGCATACAAGTGTCCTAAACACCCATGTTCCATTGTTTATAAGCCTATCAAGTACAACTGCCATAATAACTACAAATATTATAGTTAATTTTTTAAAGATAACTTTTCTTCCAATATCAGACGAAAGTTTTTTCTGGACATAACCACTAAATACTCCAGTGGCATAATCTATGGCCATAAAAAATGCTAGTGCCATAAGGCATTTATCCCACCCACCAAATGCATAAGTAAAAAAGCACCCTAGTCCTGCTATAATACTGTTGAATACTTCTTTTTGATTCATTCTGCACCTCCTTAAATTTTTATATTAAAAAAACACCCTATAATTAGGATGCGTGATTAGCTTTTATTTACTTTTTACAGTTTTAGTACTTAGGTCAATATAATAATCATCTTTATTTTTTATAATATATTTGTCATAATCAGCTACTATAAAATCCCATATTATTTTCATGTCTTCTTCATTTGAAGCAAAATAAGACATATCTTGCATTCCTGTGCAGAAAGCTGTAATTGCTCCTGTTTGCTTAGAATAAAATAAAGTTAATTTTGTATCCTCCACATTTTAACCCCCTATGCTATTACCATAAATGTAATACCAAAATCTATCTTTGGTGCATTTGAAGGATTAGATATCTGTATTGCTTGACAAGTTCCATCAATACTAAATCTTGCATTTGGATAATCATAACCACTAACACCTACTTCATAAGTCTTTAATGCAAAACCATCTGCCAAGTTTTGCAAACTAGCAGCTTGAGCTGTAGCTGTAAATGATTTTTTTTTAAATCTATCAGGTAATTGAATAGTTATTGAGGTTGCAGTATCTGGTATAATCGCAACACCTGTATAAGCTAAACAAGTATAATCATACTCTACGCCATCAATAACTCTTTTTACTCCATCTGCACTAAAAATACTATAGGTAGTATCACTGTGAAATATTTTTAAAGTACCCGCTTCTAAATCAAACTCTACAGCACCCCCTAGCAGTTTACCTGCAACAATTAAATCTGCAAAAAATCCCTTACCAGTTCCAAAAGTTTTAAAAATCCACTGTCCCTCTGCGTTAAGTTGATCAGATATCATAAATCCTTGAGTACCAAGTTCCATGGCTCCGAATGTAGGACTTTCTGATATTCTATCCTCAAATAATATTGCCTTTGCCTGCTGCTTTTCTGCTGAATCAGCCATAGCACCCATCTGTACTCGGATGGTTTACTTTATACTTTATGCATTGCTATAGCTGCAGGATCATGATTAATTGCTATTTCAACGCTATGTCCTATTGCTAACTCAATGCCTGTACTTGCTCCACCACCCCCAGCAAAGTTATCAACTATAATTTCATCTAAAATACTAATTTGCTTCACGCTTCTACCTCCTGGAGATTCGTCTAATTATCATAATAATTAAACATAAATATAAGAAGAAATACTAATACTATCATCTAAATTTACAACGTACCATATTCAGTTTACGTAAAACTATCACCACTTCCATTATTCCTAAATACTATATAGCAGGATATTAAATAATCTTTATAATATCTAAATTATAAGAAAAGGAAGAGAAACGCATGGCAAATCTAAATGTTGATAAAAATCTTATTTCTACAAATGATACTGCTAGAGTAGCGATACCAGCGATACCACCAATACAAGCTCAAACACAAGCACAAATAGAAGCAGAAATACAACGAATAACACAACAAATAGAGCAACAGATAACACAAATACTAACAAAAATAGAATTGCAATCACGATTATAATCACCAACACAAAGGTCAAAAGTCCATATTAGAATGTATTTGTGTACAAGATTTATAAGTAGATTTTCTTAATAATTTTTGGACAGCCTTTAATAAATTTACAAATTCATTAACTCTCTTAATTTGTATATTATTGTAAATAATGATACAATAACACAGTAGCTACTTTTATTAAATATCCACTTGGCCCTTTCACAGGGCTATTTTTTACTTTCTGAATTAAATTTCTTTGCCCTTTTGTTTAAGCAGCTTGACTAACTGCTATCTTAAAAGGTATATCACCATCATCTATGGGCGTTATATCCGCTTTTAAATATTCATCATTATTTTTCACAGGTTCAAGAACCTTGCTACTTTGATTTTTGGAATTATTATCCACTCCCTTAGGTTGTAATAAATCAAAGTCTTCAACCATTACATCAGTACTCCATCTATTAGTACCATCTTGAGCTGCATATTTATTTATTTGCACTCTTCCACTAAGGCCAAATAAATGTCCCTTAAAAACATAATTAGCTATTGTTTCCGCTCTTTTCCCAAACATTGTACAATTAAAGAAGTCTGCTTCCTGTGGCTTGTTTTTGTCAAATCTAGGTCTGTTAATTACCAAAGTGAACTTCACTACAGGAGTTCCGGACCCTTGTATAAATTTAAGATCAGGATCCTTTACTAAGTGGCCCACAAGTTGTATTTTATTCATCTATTTCACCTCACTGTTTGAACTTAATCTGATTACTATTTTCGCCTGGTTCAAAATGATCCTCTATAATATATAACTAGATTCTAAATCTGCTGTATGAAGGGCAACGCCAGCTTTATACATATTCCAAGCTGCACTTATAGTATTTAAATTTTCTTTAGCTTCATAGCCACCCATATGCCAACGTATAAGAATAACTTCTTCTTTAGTTAGTTTTATAAATTGCTGAAGCAATATAACGCTCTTTTCACCATGTCCTATAGGCATTAAATCATTAACCCCATACGCAGGTGTTTTAATCCATTTCGGTTTTTCACCTGTTTTTGCAATATTAACGTTCTTGTCATAAACAGTATAAAAATTCACTTTGCAAATATCGTGAAGCAATGAAGAAATTGTAACCGTGTCATAGCTTAGTCCAAAATCATATATTTCATTTTTTCTTTTAAATAATTCGTAGACATTAAGACTGTGTTCTGCAAGTCCTCCTGAAAAATTTCCATGGAATCTGGTTGAAGCGGGGGCGGTAAAAAAATCGCCCTCTACCAAATATTTAACAACCTTATCTATATTTTCTCTTTTGACATTACTCAAAAGATTTATTATTTGTTCTTTAATTACCTTTATATCTTTCATGCTTGCCTCCTTAATTCTAATTGCTCCCTTAGGTATTCATTTTCTTCTCTTAATTTATCTGTCTTTGTTTCTGATTCCAATAATCTATCCTGTAATGATGAATGAGTTTCTTTTTCTTCATGCAACACTTGGTCTATAGCTGTAAACAACTTATTAAAAGCATCCCATGAGCCAATTATCCATGTTGTTTCTGGACATTTAAGGATAAGAGTATCTTTGCTTTCAGGGTTGAATGAATAATCATCATCAGATTTTATAAAAATATTTGAACTTGTAATCATAAAATCACCTCTTAAAATGGATCTGCATCGTCAATATCCTCAGGTGGAGCATCTGGTCCAGGGTCATCATTTACAGGAGTTACCTCAACGTCTACAACCTCAGTGTATTCTTCAACTAATTTTAGAAGAGTGTTTGCACTGTCATAAGTTAAACCTCTAAGACTTATTTTGTGTTCATTCGCAAGTGCTTCAAGCTTAGACACATCTGATCCTTTGCCTTCACCGATTACTAAACCTTTTTGTCTTCCAAGTTCCATTAAATATTGTTTCTGTTCTATTTGAACTGGCTTTGGCTGCTCTGGTACCTCATTTTCTTTTTCTTTTCCTTTTCTACATCTACCGGCTCTGTATTTAAATCTTTATCATCAACATTCATTTCCTCAGCTACATATAACAATGGTTGGTATGTCCCATAGTGGAATCGCTGAAATAGAAGGCGGTAGAGTGAAAGGCACTGTTGATTTCATAGATAAGTTATCACAGGCAACTAATACAACTATATCTCATTGGACAGAAGGTGAAAATCCTGAAAATATAAAATGTTATAATCATGAAAGCTTGGACGTATTAATAGATTCAATGATAGATACGGGTATCATAAAAGAAGATGGCAAGCTTAATGAAATGGCTCAAAATCTTATACTAAAGGTATTGGAAAAAGAAATAATACAAAGAATTGAAAAAAATAAAAGGGATAAAAAATGAGAGTAGCTATATATTCAAGAAAATCAGTTGAGACAGATAAAGGCGATAGTATTAAAAATCAAATTAAAATGTGTAAAGAATATTTTAATTTAAGAAATGACAAAGTATCTTTTGAGGTATTTGAAGATGAAGGATTTACAGGAGCTAATATAAACAGACCTTCTTTTAAGCTAATGATGAAACAACTAAACGACTTCGATGTAGTTGCAGTGTATAGGATCGATAGAATATCAAGAAATGTTCTTGACTTTTTAAATACTTTTGAAGAGTTTAAAAAGTACAATGTTAAATTTATTAGTATAACAGAAAACTTCGATACTGAAAGTCCTATGGGCAAGATGATGCTATTAATGTTAAGTGGTTTTGCTCAAATGGAGCGTGAAAATATAGCTCAACGTGTAAAAGATAACATGAGAGAACTTGCTAAAAGTGGGAAATGGACTGGCGGCACTATACCTTTTGGATATATCACACAAAGAGTTGAAGAAAATAATAAGAAAGCTACATATTTAAAATTAGATGAATCGAGGTTACAATTAATAAAAGAAATTTTTGGAAAATACATAGAATCAGAAAGTATGCGCAATGTTCAAAAGTGGTTGTACTTTAATGGTATTAAATGGAGCTTAAGTACTATTAAAAATATATTAACATCGCCTGTATATGCTAAAGTGAATAAAAATGTTGTTGAATATTTAAAAAATTTTGGTGATGTATTCGGTACTTGTGACAACATACATGGTATTCTATCTTATAACAGACGTCCTTACAGTAATGGTAAACATCGTTGGAATGACAAGTCAATGTTTTTTATACTATTAGTAAACATGAAGGTATTATTGAAGCTGATACGTGGCTTAAAATACAATTAATACAAGATAAAACTAAAAAAAATCCTAGACCCAAAGAATCACAGGTTAGCTATTTAACAGGTACTTTGAAATGTGCCAAATGTGGATCACCTATAACTGTAAGTCATAATCATAAAAATAAAGATGGCAGCATCATATATGTTTATGTATGTACAGGAAGAAAAACCTATGGTGTTGATTATTGTGATACTAAACAGATAAAACAATCAATATTAGATGATAAATTTATAAAAAGTCTTAAAAATTATGCTAATATGGACTTTGATACATTTAATAAATGCAGCAAAGCGTTATTTAATAAGAGTTGAGGAACTAACCTCTCAAAATGAAGAATTAAAGCAAGAATTATTTTTATTGAAACAAAAAGAATTAGATAATTCTAACATACCAATAGAATTTATATACACTGCGCTCAATCAATTTGTTAGCAACTTTGAAAAACTTGATATTTCTGAAAAAAGAGAAGCAATAAATAAATTCATAGAAAAGGTTGAATACAACAGTGATTCAATGAATTTACATGTAACTTTTTTATAATATTTTATACGATGTTTATGTATGGGCTGGAACTGCATGTACAAAGCCGCCTATGCTAACTATAGCAATACGCCCTGAAAGATTATCTTATGAATATATAACTGAAACTATGGAGTTCGTTGTAAATCTTCCGTCTAAATCCTTAATAAAAAAAGTAGATTTCTGCGGCGTTAAATCTGGCAGAGAAATAGATAAGATTAAAGAAATGAATTTTAATTTATCCAATAGCAGCGAAATAAACTGCCCCATGATAAATGAATGCCCTATAACACTTGAATGCAAAGTTAAAAATATCCTTTATCTTGGAACCCACCATTTATTTTTAGCAGAAATTTTAAAAGTTAATGTAGATGAAGACTTAATAGATGAATATGGTAAAATACATTATGAAAAAGCAAATCTTATAAGCTATTGCCACGGTGAATACTATCCTTTACCTGAAAAATCCTTAGGTAAATTCGGATTTTCAGTAAAACGAAAAAAGAAAATTAAATAAGATGGCTTAGCAATAAATTTCCAATTACTAAGCCATCTTATTTACAAAAATATTTTATGATTTTTTAGATATCTTTTACTAGCTGCATATTTACAGTATGTCCTATTTGCTCTATTCTTCAGTTTTTTTAGTTCGCCTAGTTCTTTTTACTGGTTTCTTAGTAGATTCAATCTCACCATCACTACTATTTACGCTGATTTTCTCAGTGGAAGCAGACTTTGCAGTTGGTTTCCTTGTACGTGTCTTCCTTATTTTTGTTTTAGCTGAATCTTCTACTTTGCTTACAGCACTTTCAATTTCTGAAGCTGCTTTTATTGCCTCGGAGGCTTCCCCATCCGGTTTTGACTCATTGGCATTTTTACTTGCTGTTTTTGTTCTAGTTGTTATCTTAAGAGTTTCTTTAGTTTTAGCCGCATTTGATGCTGCCCTGGTTTTACTTTTAGCTTCAGAGGAAGTATCTTCTATTTTGCTTACAGTAGCAGCATTAGCTGCAGTAACTTTCCTCGACCTTCTTCTTGGCTTAGT from Clostridium pasteurianum BC1 includes:
- a CDS encoding GH25 family lysozyme; its protein translation is MKGIDIYSGTIITDWNAVKTDGVEAVYVKATEGINYINPLMDSQYREAKGRGLKVGFYHFAGRNIPAQEYQHFINTISKYQQDLKPVLGYEVANPDMSFVTVFMALNPGLLSYAAHNVADQSGLPKNKIWIAEPGATPADTKGYAGIQHSWTGRVAGMQGDVDVDLFSNDVLIDSNNVVLTASSAPQQPVQQGDPAVRIIQQQLNYLIKVNLTIDSIRGELTNNAIKAFQGIMGLVQDAIWGPKTIAAVTEIYSKPLDGVQYQHYEYATRFIQWIVGVTIDGVFGNETKIKVQNWQASTWINSRRSSWDSNMG
- a CDS encoding phage holin family protein translates to MNQKEVFNSIIAGLGCFFTYAFGGWDKCLMALAFFMAIDYATGVFSGYVQKKLSSDIGRKVIFKKLTIIFVVIMAVVLDRLINNGTWVFRTLVCYFYIGNEAISIFENAAKMGIPVPKKLVNAMEQLKKEEE
- a CDS encoding DNA cytosine methyltransferase, with translation MKQISILDEIIVDNFAGGGGASTGIELAIGHSVEIAINHDPAAIAMHKV
- a CDS encoding single-stranded DNA-binding protein, whose translation is MNKIQLVGHLVKDPDLKFIQGSGTPVVKFTLVINRPRFDKNKPQEADFFNCTMFGKRAETIANYVFKGHLFGLSGRVQINKYAAQDGTNRWSTDVMVEDFDLLQPKGVDNNSKNQSSKVLEPVKNNDEYLKADITPIDDGDIPFKIAVSQAA
- a CDS encoding HD domain-containing protein, with translation MKDIKVIKEQIINLLSNVKRENIDKVVKYLVEGDFFTAPASTRFHGNFSGGLAEHSLNVYELFKRKNEIYDFGLSYDTVTISSLLHDICKVNFYTVYDKNVNIAKTGEKPKWIKTPAYGVNDLMPIGHGEKSVILLQQFIKLTKEEVILIRWHMGGYEAKENLNTISAAWNMYKAGVALHTADLESSYIL
- a CDS encoding XRE family transcriptional regulator, coding for MSHSGIAEIEGGRVKGTVDFIDKLSQATNTTISHWTEGENPENIKCYNHESLDVLIDSMIDTGIIKEDGKLNEMAQNLILKVLEKEIIQRIEKNKRDKK
- a CDS encoding recombinase family protein, whose product is MRVAIYSRKSVETDKGDSIKNQIKMCKEYFNLRNDKVSFEVFEDEGFTGANINRPSFKLMMKQLNDFDVVAVYRIDRISRNVLDFLNTFEEFKKYNVKFISITENFDTESPMGKMMLLMLSGFAQMERENIAQRVKDNMRELAKSGKWTGGTIPFGYITQRVEENNKKATYLKLDESRLQLIKEIFGKYIESESMRNVQKWLYFNGIKWSLSTIKNILTSPVYAKVNKNVVEYLKNFGDVFGTCDNIHGILSYNRRPYSNGKHRWNDKSMFFILLVNMKVLLKLIRGLKYN
- a CDS encoding recombinase zinc beta ribbon domain-containing protein, producing the protein MKCAKCGSPITVSHNHKNKDGSIIYVYVCTGRKTYGVDYCDTKQIKQSILDDKFIKSLKNYANMDFDTFNKCSKALFNKS